Proteins encoded by one window of Deltaproteobacteria bacterium:
- a CDS encoding long-chain fatty acid--CoA ligase, whose protein sequence is MPVALTFFQTFLDSCTTHRHNTAFIYRIGDSEFQVTYEKFFEDVLVLARAFKSKKIRKGDVVFFLSDNRYSWIVTDLALQALGAVSVPRGCDTPPSEIEYIVRHSGAEFLIIETEKLHTECQALIKSLKPRGVFIISGAEKHSWFEKASSYSELLADRTIEPRDMDWFKGLSEQITPDDLLTIIYTSGTTGTPKGVMLTHANIMHNVRTLPPLIELGPDDVWVSILPTWHIFERTAEYIGVAAGSCLVYSSIRTFASDLETYRPTLVATVPRIWEALYSKIISALKKQDPKKAKIFDYLVWVSIRYRRNRRILRDQLPVFTPQPVLGRWLAKLGAAIENALLVPPYALAQKKFLLVQKKFGGRLKAAISGGGSLPAFLDEWIDAIGIRIINAYGMTECSPGIAGRGLQCEIFGTIGPAVGETELRIVGDNDEPLPNGREGEIQVRGAQVFSGYYKNEEANAQAFTSDGFFRTGDLGRLTLTGELVITGRAKEIIVLASGENVDPTNIEATLSMFPFVQDAVLVGQDKKGLGALIVPDLEKLREFVLEKYNHVLEETEDALRDKQLLDRLRQEMNKLLNAKKGFKPYEKLMNIHFLDKEFTLGEELTNSFKKKRHVIEKKYKDIINRLLK, encoded by the coding sequence ATGCCTGTCGCATTGACATTTTTCCAGACCTTTCTGGACAGCTGCACAACCCATCGGCACAATACCGCGTTCATCTACAGAATTGGTGACAGCGAGTTCCAGGTCACCTACGAAAAATTCTTCGAGGATGTCCTGGTGCTGGCCAGGGCCTTCAAGTCCAAAAAAATTCGCAAGGGCGATGTCGTTTTTTTTCTGTCCGACAACCGCTACTCCTGGATCGTGACCGACCTGGCCCTGCAGGCCCTGGGCGCGGTCAGCGTGCCGCGCGGTTGCGACACCCCGCCAAGCGAGATCGAATACATCGTCCGTCACAGCGGCGCCGAATTCCTGATCATCGAAACGGAAAAACTCCACACCGAATGCCAGGCATTGATCAAATCGCTCAAACCCCGGGGTGTGTTCATTATTTCCGGGGCCGAAAAACATTCCTGGTTCGAAAAAGCGTCCAGCTATTCGGAACTCCTCGCCGATAGGACCATCGAGCCGCGCGACATGGACTGGTTCAAGGGTCTGTCGGAGCAGATCACTCCGGACGACCTGCTGACCATCATCTACACGTCGGGAACCACGGGCACGCCCAAGGGCGTCATGTTGACCCACGCCAACATCATGCACAACGTGCGCACCCTGCCGCCTCTGATCGAGCTGGGACCAGACGACGTCTGGGTGTCCATCCTGCCGACCTGGCATATTTTCGAGCGCACGGCCGAATATATCGGCGTGGCCGCCGGGAGCTGCCTGGTTTACTCCTCCATCCGCACCTTTGCCTCGGATCTGGAAACCTACCGGCCAACCCTGGTCGCCACCGTGCCCCGAATCTGGGAAGCCTTGTATTCCAAGATTATTTCGGCCCTGAAAAAACAGGATCCCAAAAAAGCCAAAATTTTCGACTACCTGGTTTGGGTTTCGATCCGGTATCGGCGCAACCGCCGTATTCTGCGCGACCAGCTCCCGGTCTTTACGCCCCAGCCAGTTCTCGGGCGTTGGCTGGCCAAGCTTGGAGCCGCGATAGAAAACGCCCTCCTCGTCCCGCCGTATGCCCTGGCCCAAAAAAAATTCCTGCTCGTGCAGAAAAAATTCGGAGGCCGGCTCAAGGCGGCCATCAGTGGCGGTGGAAGCCTGCCGGCCTTTTTGGATGAATGGATCGATGCCATCGGCATCCGCATCATCAACGCCTACGGCATGACCGAGTGTTCGCCGGGCATCGCCGGCCGGGGCCTGCAGTGTGAAATTTTCGGCACCATCGGGCCGGCCGTGGGCGAAACCGAACTGCGCATCGTGGGAGATAACGATGAGCCCCTGCCCAACGGTCGCGAGGGGGAAATCCAGGTCCGGGGGGCGCAAGTCTTTTCGGGATACTACAAAAACGAGGAGGCCAATGCCCAGGCCTTCACGTCCGATGGTTTCTTCCGCACCGGCGACTTGGGCCGCCTGACCCTGACCGGCGAACTGGTCATCACCGGGCGGGCCAAGGAAATCATCGTCCTGGCCAGCGGCGAGAACGTGGACCCGACCAATATCGAGGCGACACTGTCCATGTTCCCCTTTGTCCAGGACGCCGTGCTCGTGGGCCAGGACAAAAAAGGCCTGGGAGCGCTCATCGTCCCGGACCTGGAAAAACTGCGCGAATTCGTGCTCGAAAAGTACAACCATGTCCTGGAAGAAACCGAGGACGCCCTCAGGGACAAACAGCTTCTGGACCGCCTGCGCCAGGAGATGAACAAGCTCCTCAATGCCAAGAAAGGCTTCAAGCCGTACGAAAAACTGATGAACATCCATTTTCTGGACAAGGAATTCACCCTGGGCGAGGAGCTGACCAATTCCTTCAAGAAAAAACGGCACGTCATTGAAAAAAAATACAAGGACATCATCAACCGCCTGCTCAAATGA
- a CDS encoding TerC family protein → MLDPQNIIAFLTLASLEIVLGIDNIVFIVIITNNLPEKLQSKARKIGLALAMLTRIMLLFAITWVMRLTDPLFSVLDHAISGRDLILLGGGLFLIAKATFEIHEKLEHKPEEDIRIHKSLGFVSAVTQIAFLDIIFSLDSVITAVGMASQISIMIAAVMAAVAVMLLFADAVSGFVKRQPTIQILALSFLILIGVFLVAESLGKHIDRGYIYFAMSFSLLVEILNLRLRKISSGKTA, encoded by the coding sequence ATGCTTGATCCGCAAAACATCATCGCCTTCCTGACCCTGGCCAGCCTGGAAATAGTTCTTGGCATCGACAACATCGTCTTCATCGTCATCATCACCAACAATCTGCCGGAAAAATTACAATCCAAGGCGCGCAAGATCGGCCTGGCCCTGGCCATGCTGACCCGCATCATGCTTCTTTTCGCCATTACCTGGGTCATGCGCCTGACCGATCCGCTTTTTTCCGTGCTGGACCACGCCATTTCCGGACGCGACCTGATTCTGCTCGGCGGCGGCCTTTTCCTTATTGCCAAGGCCACGTTTGAGATCCACGAAAAACTCGAACACAAACCCGAGGAGGATATCCGTATCCATAAAAGCCTGGGTTTTGTCTCGGCCGTGACCCAGATCGCCTTCCTGGACATCATCTTTTCCCTGGATTCGGTCATCACCGCCGTGGGCATGGCCAGCCAGATTTCGATCATGATCGCGGCGGTCATGGCCGCCGTGGCGGTCATGCTCCTGTTCGCCGACGCGGTCAGCGGTTTCGTCAAGCGCCAGCCAACCATCCAGATCCTGGCCCTGTCCTTCCTCATCCTCATCGGCGTCTTTCTGGTGGCGGAAAGCCTGGGCAAGCACATCGACCGTGGCTACATCTACTTCGCCATGAGCTTCTCCCTGCTGGTCGAAATTCTGAACCTGCGGCTGCGCAAAATATCGAGCGGCAAGACCGCCTGA
- a CDS encoding 4Fe-4S dicluster domain-containing protein has translation MELIFFSPTQTTKTIVEAVARGLGAAPASMVDLTYDRTADQPQPSDIAGPTVIGMPVYAGRLPELAVERLRRHVRGQGRPAVLVVVYGNRAFEDALLELKNLAEELGFVPVAGAAFIGEHSFSTSQWPVAPGRPDTADTNVALDFGARVRDKLATTADIGTMPGLRVPGNFPYRDGMPAANIAPETEAETCTLCGTCVEACPTSAITLTESDVRTDPALCLRCCACIRVCPVGARLMPQKVMESAQKLHNLCGQRKEPEMYI, from the coding sequence ATGGAACTGATCTTTTTTTCCCCGACCCAGACCACCAAAACCATCGTCGAAGCCGTGGCTCGCGGACTCGGCGCCGCGCCTGCTTCCATGGTGGACCTGACCTACGACCGGACAGCGGACCAACCCCAGCCGTCGGACATTGCCGGCCCCACTGTCATCGGCATGCCGGTGTATGCCGGCCGTCTGCCCGAACTGGCTGTCGAGCGTCTGCGCCGGCATGTCCGAGGACAGGGCCGCCCGGCCGTGCTGGTCGTCGTCTACGGCAACCGCGCCTTCGAGGACGCCCTGTTGGAACTCAAGAACTTGGCCGAAGAGCTCGGCTTTGTTCCCGTGGCCGGAGCGGCCTTTATCGGCGAACACTCCTTTTCCACGTCGCAGTGGCCAGTGGCGCCAGGCCGGCCGGACACAGCGGACACGAACGTGGCCCTGGATTTCGGCGCGAGAGTGCGGGACAAGCTGGCAACCACCGCCGATATCGGCACGATGCCCGGCCTGCGGGTTCCCGGGAACTTCCCCTACCGCGATGGCATGCCCGCGGCCAACATCGCTCCGGAAACCGAGGCGGAAACATGCACGCTGTGCGGGACGTGCGTGGAGGCCTGTCCGACATCGGCCATCACCCTGACCGAATCGGACGTGCGAACCGACCCGGCCCTTTGTCTGCGCTGCTGCGCCTGTATCCGGGTCTGCCCCGTCGGAGCGCGCCTCATGCCTCAAAAAGTGATGGAATCAGCTCAAAAACTGCACAATCTGTGCGGACAACGCAAAGAACCCGAAATGTATATATAA